A part of Vulcanisaeta moutnovskia 768-28 genomic DNA contains:
- a CDS encoding ABC transporter ATP-binding protein, which produces MSSYIVRFVNARIGYNEPIIKEITLNIPRPSLTTILGPNGSGKTTLLRAIIKYARIFGGYAYIDGKSIDEIPIRDLPKYVSYSPAEIYSQMSLTVLDIVTSSRNGEGWINKDDAVAVLKYLGINNIASKRFDELSTGQKRLVLIARALASKASLLLLDEPTSNLDLSNKYRVILTLRRIVNDKGITVIATGHDIDLALISDWVIAIRNGDIMAMGVPGDIINSKILSELYDIDVEVLEINGHRLIYVHNEFMND; this is translated from the coding sequence ATGAGTAGTTACATAGTTAGATTTGTTAATGCTAGGATTGGGTATAATGAGCCCATTATTAAGGAAATAACGTTAAACATACCAAGGCCGAGTCTAACAACAATACTTGGGCCCAATGGCTCTGGGAAAACAACCCTGCTTAGGGCTATAATAAAGTACGCAAGAATCTTTGGTGGTTATGCATACATTGATGGTAAGAGTATTGATGAGATTCCCATTAGGGATTTGCCGAAGTACGTTTCGTACTCACCTGCCGAGATTTACTCGCAAATGTCGTTAACAGTTCTAGATATTGTCACGAGTTCTCGAAATGGTGAGGGTTGGATAAATAAGGATGATGCGGTCGCAGTTCTTAAGTACCTGGGTATAAATAATATTGCCAGTAAGAGATTTGATGAACTAAGTACTGGTCAGAAGAGACTTGTTTTAATAGCAAGGGCTTTGGCTTCAAAGGCGTCATTATTATTATTGGATGAACCGACATCAAACCTAGATCTCAGTAATAAATATAGGGTTATCCTAACATTAAGAAGGATTGTTAATGATAAGGGAATTACTGTGATTGCCACTGGGCATGATATTGACCTTGCATTAATTAGCGACTGGGTTATAGCGATAAGGAACGGGGATATAATGGCTATGGGTGTTCCAGGTGACATAATTAATAGTAAGATACTAAGTGAATTGTATGATATTGATGTGGAGGTTCTTGAGATAAATGGGCATAGGCTTATTTATGTACATAATGAATTTATGAATGATTGA
- a CDS encoding aldehyde ferredoxin oxidoreductase family protein, whose amino-acid sequence MFGWGGHILRIDLSRRRYVVQSLDPSLAQNYIGGRGFAIKTLWDELPPGIDPLSPLNKLILAVGPLTALPIPNSGKLLVAAKSPLTGGYGDGNIGSWLAVHMRRADLDMIIIEGRAEKPTYLYIENKGEEFRVDFNNADDLWGLDSFTTEDRLKKVHGSDVGMVLIGPAGERLVRFATIVAQKGRSGGRPGIGAVMGSKNLKAVVMRGHGDIKVADPMLRKIGVDAIVATKSKPGYPFWMRQGTTSTVEWAQEASVLPTYNYSEGQFDDYEKIGGFSVEKNKITTKSCPQCVMACGHVVKDAENEPAELDYENIAMLGSNLGIGDLAKVAHLNRIADMMGMDTISLGSSLGFAMEASEKGLLKEGIEWGDYKRAVDVAMDIALQRTELGRLLGKGVRAASMELGQEATEFAMHVKGLEISAYDCHAAPGMALAFSTSPIGAHHKDAWLISWEVQRGRFDYTKDKVEKLVEMQNIRGGLFETIVTCRFPWVEVGLELDWYFRLFKAATGMDMNMDILSTINNRIYTLIRAFWVREYGHWDRAYDTPPVKWFKRPLSRGPLKGAKLDYDGYQRMLSWYYELRGWDERGIPRKDTLRRLDLDFVISQLGSKVNLN is encoded by the coding sequence ATGTTTGGATGGGGTGGGCATATATTAAGGATTGATCTTTCCAGAAGGAGGTATGTTGTTCAATCACTAGATCCATCCCTTGCACAGAACTATATTGGTGGTAGGGGCTTTGCAATAAAGACTTTATGGGATGAATTGCCGCCAGGAATCGACCCATTAAGTCCACTTAATAAGTTAATACTTGCCGTGGGGCCATTGACGGCATTACCAATACCCAATAGTGGTAAGTTACTCGTGGCTGCTAAAAGCCCATTAACGGGTGGTTATGGTGATGGTAATATTGGTTCATGGTTAGCAGTTCATATGAGGAGGGCGGACCTTGATATGATAATAATTGAGGGTAGGGCTGAGAAACCCACGTATCTATACATTGAGAATAAGGGCGAGGAGTTCAGGGTTGATTTTAATAACGCAGATGATTTATGGGGCCTTGACTCATTTACCACTGAGGATAGGTTAAAGAAGGTTCATGGTAGTGACGTGGGCATGGTTCTCATAGGCCCCGCTGGTGAGAGGCTCGTGAGATTCGCAACTATCGTTGCCCAGAAGGGACGTAGTGGTGGTAGACCTGGCATAGGCGCTGTTATGGGTAGTAAAAACTTGAAGGCAGTGGTTATGAGGGGCCATGGCGACATTAAGGTTGCAGATCCAATGCTTAGGAAGATTGGCGTCGATGCCATAGTGGCCACGAAATCTAAACCAGGTTATCCATTCTGGATGAGGCAAGGAACCACATCAACGGTAGAGTGGGCTCAAGAAGCTAGTGTGTTGCCCACGTATAATTATTCCGAGGGTCAATTTGATGATTATGAAAAAATAGGTGGTTTTTCTGTTGAGAAAAATAAGATCACGACTAAATCATGTCCGCAATGCGTCATGGCTTGCGGGCACGTGGTTAAGGACGCTGAAAACGAACCTGCTGAGTTGGATTATGAGAATATCGCAATGCTCGGTAGTAACCTTGGTATTGGTGATTTAGCTAAGGTGGCGCACCTAAATAGGATCGCGGATATGATGGGTATGGACACGATAAGCCTCGGTTCAAGCCTAGGTTTTGCAATGGAGGCTTCAGAGAAGGGGCTTCTTAAGGAGGGAATTGAGTGGGGTGATTATAAGAGAGCTGTTGATGTTGCCATGGATATAGCACTACAAAGAACCGAGCTGGGTAGGTTACTTGGTAAGGGTGTTAGGGCAGCGTCGATGGAGCTGGGTCAGGAAGCCACTGAATTTGCAATGCATGTTAAGGGTCTTGAAATAAGTGCCTATGACTGTCACGCAGCGCCAGGTATGGCATTAGCATTTTCTACAAGCCCAATTGGTGCTCATCATAAGGATGCCTGGCTAATATCCTGGGAGGTTCAGAGGGGTAGGTTTGACTATACCAAGGATAAGGTCGAGAAGCTTGTGGAAATGCAGAACATAAGGGGTGGTCTATTCGAAACAATAGTGACCTGCAGGTTCCCCTGGGTCGAGGTCGGCCTCGAACTTGATTGGTACTTTAGGTTGTTTAAGGCTGCCACGGGGATGGACATGAACATGGATATACTAAGTACTATAAATAATAGGATTTATACATTAATCAGGGCGTTTTGGGTTAGGGAGTATGGACATTGGGATAGGGCGTATGACACACCACCTGTCAAGTGGTTCAAGAGACCATTGAGTAGGGGCCCACTCAAGGGTGCTAAGCTTGATTATGATGGTTATCAGAGAATGCTCAGTTGGTATTACGAGTTGAGGGGTTGGGATGAGAGAGGTATACCGAGAAAGGATACCTTAAGGCGTTTAGATCTTGATTTTGTGATTTCGCAACTTGGATCTAAGGTTAACCTTAATTGA
- a CDS encoding acyl-CoA mutase large subunit family protein, whose protein sequence is MENTDKIKEKYDEWVREFLLPTLKKVPEWRKFITSFGVEIKPLYTPLDVKDDYLDRLGFPGEYPLTRGIYPSMYRSRLWTFREYSGFGSPEDTNKRYKFLISQGQTGLSVAFDLPTQLGLDPDHELAYPEVGKVGVSVPEVVSMSILFDDIDISRITTSFTINATAAEILSMYITVAESRGIDKAVLDGTIQNDILKEFIARNLYIYPPLHSMRYTTDIIAYTSKNLPKWHPISISGYHFREAGATAVQELAFTLADAIEYTNWVINRWRMSVDDFAPGLSFFFAATTNLFEEIAKFRAARRLYARIMKERFGARKLESMKLKFHVQTSGAALTAQQPEVNIIRTTIQALAAVLGGAQSLHVNAYDEALSLPTEKSVKLALRVQQVIAYESGVIDSIDPLGGSYYIEWLTDTIEEEVMKIIDYTDKLGGMTKAVEIGYPQRAIAESAYRYQKMVEEGEIAVIGVNMFREEEKLHIEFHKVDPVSRERSIKRVREVRENRDREAWERALNELRRAADREDENVFPYILNAVRAKATIGEVSSVLRDVWGEYKPPSIY, encoded by the coding sequence ATGGAGAATACGGATAAAATTAAGGAAAAGTATGATGAGTGGGTTAGGGAATTTCTATTACCAACTCTTAAAAAGGTACCTGAATGGAGGAAGTTCATAACATCATTTGGCGTTGAGATAAAGCCTCTTTATACACCACTTGATGTTAAGGATGATTATCTCGATAGACTAGGCTTTCCTGGAGAGTATCCGCTCACTAGAGGTATATACCCAAGTATGTATAGGTCAAGGCTCTGGACATTTAGGGAGTACTCAGGCTTTGGGTCGCCTGAGGATACGAATAAGAGGTATAAGTTTCTCATATCACAGGGACAGACCGGGTTAAGTGTTGCCTTTGATTTGCCAACTCAGCTAGGTCTTGATCCTGACCATGAGCTTGCGTATCCTGAGGTTGGTAAGGTCGGTGTTTCGGTTCCTGAGGTTGTTTCCATGTCAATTCTTTTTGATGATATTGATATTAGCAGAATAACTACCTCGTTCACAATAAATGCCACAGCTGCTGAGATACTATCCATGTATATAACCGTTGCAGAGAGTAGGGGTATTGATAAGGCAGTGCTTGATGGTACTATTCAGAATGACATACTCAAGGAGTTCATAGCAAGGAACCTATACATATACCCGCCACTGCACTCAATGAGATATACAACGGACATAATAGCCTACACATCTAAGAACCTGCCCAAGTGGCATCCAATAAGTATTAGTGGTTATCACTTCAGAGAGGCGGGAGCCACTGCCGTCCAGGAACTAGCCTTCACACTAGCTGACGCCATTGAGTATACCAATTGGGTCATAAACAGGTGGAGGATGAGTGTTGATGATTTCGCGCCAGGGCTATCCTTCTTCTTCGCGGCAACAACAAATCTTTTCGAGGAGATTGCAAAGTTCAGGGCTGCCCGTAGACTCTATGCGAGGATTATGAAGGAAAGGTTCGGTGCTAGGAAGCTCGAGTCTATGAAATTGAAGTTTCACGTACAGACATCAGGTGCGGCACTAACAGCTCAACAGCCTGAGGTCAACATCATAAGGACCACAATACAGGCATTAGCTGCCGTACTTGGCGGTGCTCAATCGCTTCATGTTAATGCCTATGATGAGGCATTATCACTCCCCACAGAAAAGTCTGTGAAACTAGCATTGAGAGTTCAACAAGTGATAGCCTATGAAAGTGGAGTCATTGATTCAATAGATCCCCTGGGTGGTTCATATTATATCGAGTGGCTCACTGATACTATTGAGGAGGAGGTCATGAAGATAATTGATTATACAGATAAGCTTGGTGGTATGACGAAAGCCGTGGAAATTGGTTACCCACAGAGGGCTATAGCTGAGTCTGCATATAGGTATCAAAAGATGGTCGAGGAGGGCGAGATAGCCGTGATTGGTGTAAACATGTTTAGGGAGGAGGAGAAGCTTCATATTGAGTTTCATAAGGTGGACCCAGTATCCAGGGAGAGGAGTATCAAGCGTGTTAGGGAGGTTAGGGAGAACCGCGATAGGGAGGCTTGGGAAAGGGCTCTTAATGAGTTGAGGAGGGCGGCTGATAGGGAGGATGAGAACGTATTCCCATACATACTGAATGCCGTTAGGGCCAAGGCAACCATCGGTGAGGTATCAAGTGTATTACGTGATGTCTGGGGTGAGTACAAACCTCCGAGTATTTACTGA
- a CDS encoding cobalamin B12-binding domain-containing protein: MPKPKIIIAKLGLDGHDRGAKVIARALAEAGFEVVYTGIRQTPSQVVETAIQEDAKLIGISILSGSHLELVGELMRIMKEKGVSIPVLVGGIIPPEDKEALLKMGIAGVYGPGTSLKEIIDIVKKLVGVS; this comes from the coding sequence ATGCCTAAGCCTAAAATAATCATTGCCAAGCTTGGTCTTGATGGTCATGATAGGGGCGCCAAGGTAATTGCAAGGGCGTTGGCGGAGGCAGGCTTTGAGGTTGTTTATACGGGTATTAGGCAGACGCCTAGCCAGGTTGTTGAAACCGCTATTCAGGAGGATGCTAAGTTAATTGGCATTAGTATATTGTCTGGTTCACACCTGGAGCTTGTGGGTGAGTTAATGAGGATTATGAAAGAGAAGGGTGTGAGTATTCCAGTGCTTGTTGGTGGTATAATACCACCTGAGGATAAGGAGGCATTACTTAAGATGGGTATTGCGGGCGTTTATGGCCCAGGTACTTCACTTAAGGAAATAATTGATATTGTAAAGAAGCTTGTGGGTGTTTCCTAA